Within Diospyros lotus cultivar Yz01 chromosome 15, ASM1463336v1, whole genome shotgun sequence, the genomic segment TGGCTCGACTGGTGTTAAAAAGTACTTGTTGTcgaggtgttttttttttttttgggggggggggggggggttataaTCTCTTTTTGATTGGGAAGTGATAATGGGATTAGATACAAGGCTTGCCAATTGGTGCGTTGATGGGTAATTGGGCAatctgtttgatttttttagtgataaaaatatttccaGATGTGTGTGTCTCTCCTTTCTGGTGTCATGGCTTGGTCCTCAAAGTTCAGGGGCAGTCTTCATGACCAATGAAAATTGATTTCTCTACTACTTTATTTGACTTCGTGCATGCTTTTTCAACATGGACAAATAGGATAGTTGGGTTTGGAATCTGGTGAATTGAGCCTTCTTTTCCTTGGAAATGAGGCCCTTATAATCAAGGTGGAATGGCTTTTCCTTGGAAATGCTTGTGCTGCCTTCATCTGCACAGCTTAAATTGGCTCTATTCCCTCCTTTGATAATTTGGGAAAACATGGTCAAGTTGTACTTAAGTGCTGCTGTCTGTTTTAAAAGAATGCCTGGTCAGttgatcattttcttttctattgtaTAGTTGCTTGCAAACTTTGGAACACTTTTCATACCATTTTTAATGCGTCAGGTTGATCTATTTTTTTGGATTCATGTAGTTGGCTTGCCTTAGATGGTGGCAGATTTGTGTTTGGAGGATCATTAATTTTTTGCATCTTACAGCGTGAAATAAATTTTAGAGCCTTTTGAGGGTTTTGAGAGAGTATTTTCGTTGGTTGGATGGAAAGCCTCAGGCCTGCCATCCCTTTCACAGTCTTAAGGGAATATTCttgtttttcaatattttatttcatcatcattattattaacATATCTTGCTTAGAGAGGATTCCTTGTCGCTGCTGAGTCTTTCTTGTGCTTTGTCAAAGATCTCATGTTGTAAGTTAGTGTTTGTGCTCTTTCTTGTATGCAGTTCACCTCCCTTTTTGGCTTCTTTCAGTTAAATGCTTGTCagagtgagtgtgtgtgtgtgtgtgtgagagagagagagagagaggttttctttcttttccaatATGAATCCATGTCCTGCTATGTACTGCGGATTCAAGATGTGAAGGAAAGAGATACTCTTTTATCGCTTTGCTAGAGTCATCTCTTATACTTAAATCATTTGCAAGCATTTATCCTCCATTCATTGTTGCTTACTAGATGCATTCATCCTTTGTACAAAGTTTTGAGTGACATGTTCTTTGGGTCTTGTTGGCTCCCATTTAACTCTCATCTTTGATTTCTTATTACGTTCTCAGCTTGTTGAAGATTTGATGATAAAGTTGGATAGGATATGCCGTGAAGCTAATGTCATGTTGATATTTGCACGCTCCTACGGGCTCACTGGGTTAGTTCGGATCAGTCTTAAGGTATTGAACCTTAAATATATGGAGTTATccttattaataataatattttttctttgggGTGTGGGGTGGAGGGGGGACTTGTAAAAGTGATTAACCCTTCTGCAAATTAGCACCAGTATGGTAGTGTCTACAAATATGATCAGAGGCACCAGCATAGGATAACTGCATTTAAGTTCTTGAGATGTTTTAGTTTGAACAACCACTTGTTTCTTGCGTGCTTGTTAGTAAAATGAAGTTTAAGgacttctttgccattccatgAAGGACAAGGATGAATGTTAATTAACATTGTTTGGACTATAGGACTGTAACAAGAAAATTTACATCTAGGAGAAGGTATCAGGCTTCTAATTTCTTTGGAGCTTGGGGAGCTAATATAGTTTTGCATGTTTGAGGCAGGAACATACTGTAATTGAGTCAAAGCCTGACCATTTTCTGGATGATCTTCGGTTAAATAATCCATGGCCTGAGCTCAggaggttctctctctctctctctctctctctctcacacacacacacacacacaactttttttattttgattttttggttgaCTTTGGTGTTTGCATTTCCTCCACATGCATTTATGGTTTAATTTGGCacatcaattttttattttcctttttatgttgTGTGTACTTGAATGGCTTACATCTTGAGTGAGGTGCTGACTGGATGTTTGTGTAGCTTTGCAGAAACTATTGATTTGAATGTGCCCGATCCTGTTGTCCATAAGCATGTACCATATGTCGTCATTCTTGTTAAAATGGCAGATGAGTGGGCCCAAAATCATGGTGGAAACCTTCCATCAACCAGGGAAGAGAAAAAAGAGCTCAAGGTTTTGACATTTAGTCCAGTATTTATATGACTCTTTCTTTCAATTGCTGCAAACTAAAATGGCTTGTTGAACATCTTAGGAACTAATTAGATCCAGGATGAGGGCAATGGATGAAGACAATTACAAAGAAGCAATTGAGGCCTCATTTAAAGTCTTTGCTCCTCAGGGAACTAGTAAGTATATGGCTTTAATGCATGGAACAGATTGGCATGAATGAGCATGTGATCCACCAACTGGTGGCTCTCATATAGGAATTGTCCCAAGGTCAGCTCAGGCTGTTAGATTCCTAATCTTCTGGCAGTATAATGTTCTGCACTTATAAATAAATCCAGACTTAATACCAGTAGGTGTGGTTggctatcatgataagatctgACGATATTAATGTTGGATGTTGGCTACTTAATGCAACCCTTCTCCTTTATTTGGGCTTGAGTCTGGCTGAGATAAGAAATAATACTTTTGACACTGAAAACATTAAATAGATTATTCAGCACTCATAATCATAGTTAGTATTGTACCAAAGAAGGTATTGGCTTTGTCGTGGCATGGTACATTATTAGTACTGGACAATCCCATATACTGTTtcaaatatatcaatataataaattagtaatatgttataataaaatgtcATGTATAAAAGGACATTACtgtaatatataaaatcatcaTTACTGTCAATAAtctatcataaaaataatttaatgtacTAATATAATAATGCACCCAATCTAGCGGACAAATTATGCAGAGAGGTAGattatataattgataatatagtacgtaataataataatttgaagtctaaattatgataataattattcttgtatttttgaCCCCAAAATTGTGAAACAATTTAAAAGAATGAATGTCAAATTAACATGTATAGAATATTGTACATTATATCAAATGATATTTGTTTagtgtatattatatatataatatatatatataaacactatatatattatattaatataatataacataggCCTGCAACTACTAGCTGCAAGCCTATATTTATAACACGGATGCAGGTTAGGGATGCAATGTGTCATTAAGTGGGTACCGGTCAGTATTGGGCAATGCAGATTGGTATGCCAACTGGGAACAATATGAGGAAGGACTTTTACCAGATTTTTACTGGTATGGTGTTGGTGCAAGAAATAATAACTATGCTCATAATGTAAAAAGGCAGTTGAATCTGGATCTAGAATCATGTCTCACTACTCAACACAAAAGAAATTTCTGAACTTCCTGTACGTATGCTTGGTAAGTTCTGGTGAGCTTTTGGTGATAGTATAGCTTGTATTACTGATAAGGGAAGGGAATTACAATGCTGGAAAtcaacaaaatcaaagaaaaatggaCATTCGAGAGGTCCAAGCTCTCCCACAATATTCACCAATAAAATATTCCCTACCTTCTACTCTAtttgcttctctatttataggttgtaAGCTTCCCCCTTCTCAACGGAATCTGTTGCCCAcacattccccccccccccccccccctccttcgCTCTTCCCATTCTATCCCTTAACTGAATTTGTTGTCTGCACATGCACCAATTGGCCTTCGTCCATTTTAGTATTCCTATTCTGCCCCTTATTTCTTACGTCTTTGGTAGCGGAATATTATGGGTTGCCTATCAATACACCCCTCACGgaactcaccttgtcctcaaggtgtaAAGCAAGGAATTGTTGTAGGGTTCCTAGGTGGTCTAGGACTAACTTGGGCTTGGAATAtgtgaatcttgtcttcaattcaCTGGGTTGTTTCCATGATTTGCGTTAGACTCGATGGTTGTAACACCCTAACTTCTGCCTTGATTTCTGGCTTCAACCCGTTAACAAAGAGGCCCTCCATTATGGCCTCTAAAACGCCCATCGAGGCCGCCAAAGTCTCAAAGAGGAGGCGATATTCCTGCACGGAGTCATCCTACCTGAGGGCCAAGAGCCTCTCCTCCATTGATCACTCCTACGAAGACCGGAGTTGTTTACGTAGGACGATCTTCAGCTCCTCCCAACTCCTAAATCCCCTTCTTTGTTGCTCCCATTGGGACCAAGTCAGGGCTCCTCCTTTGAAACACAGCGCTGCTGTTTCGATTTTCTTCGACTCTGTCAACCGATTCACTTTGAAATACCTTTCTGCCCGAAACAACCACTCATCCGAGTTATCTCCGCTGAAGATTGGCATCTCCAATCTTCTGTTACAGACTTCCCACCTCCAATTTCTGTTGCCCACTTCCCTTTTTTCTCTGCTGCCGCTCTCAACACCATGTGTAATCCCAGAATTTAAAGTGGATTCTGGCGTGGGTTGTTCCAACGTTCCTTTGCACTTCCTCTCTCTGTCTtgcatagttctgaaaggcacgaggcgcaaagggtcttgAAGCTTGAGGCGCGAGGCGAGGCGCaccatttagaaaaaaaactcaaaatcttgtaaaatcataaaaaactatcaaattatcaataataacacatgcatatcattaatgattcattatcttcaaattctgaactaacaacatcaaagttgattcattcatcatgcaaattctaaactagaaacattatcaaagttcaaacttaaagtctcaaactcaaacaagtaccaatcatcatgcaaagttctaaactaACATATAAACattacaagtccacaatcaagaaaatgttttcatttttaaaaatgctatttttctaagtctggaagattagcacATTATAAAGAGacataagaaaatgttttcattttgaaaaactatctcctagtattttgatagctaatattgttgttaaaatgatttttaataaaattttcaagaaatagtaggtatgtattttgggggtggtaaaatcgttaAATTTCgtgtttgtactaaaaccaaaattctattttcttattgttacggattttgattttttagatatttttattgaatccaaatggggggtactttcttatttacatttatgtattaaagtaaatggaagattaaatataactaaaagaaaatgtggatatttacttaaactaaagaaatataaatatgttgtaatgtatacatgttggAACCAAGAAGGGAGGAGGAATTGGGCTGCCTAGGTTTTAATGAAACtaagtttcatgaggcgcgcctcttGCCTCGGCGCCTCACCATGCAAGGCGAGGGCCTTGCTGAAATCGCCTCGGCTCAGTCCAGGCgaggcgccttgcgcctaggcgtgCCTTTAACAACTATACTATGCTATCTTGTTCTTCCCATTTCGATCTCATGAGGCTGAATTGCTCCATCATGATTGACATATTCTTCTCCAAGCTCTGCATTCGCTGCATCTCCGATTTTGGCGAGTCCAGCCCACTGAGCAATCCATCCAACCGCCCCTCCAAGACTCCTACTCGCTCAGTGAGGTTTACGATGGGGATCGATTttctgctttgataccaaatggtGAGCTTTACGATGGGGATCGATTttctgctttgataccaaatggtGAGCTTCTGGTGATAGTATAGCTTGTATTACTGAAAAGGGAAGGGAATTACAATGCTGGAAAtcaacaaaatcaaagaaaaatggaCATTTGAGATGTCCAAGCTCTCTCACAATATTCACCAATAAAATATTCCCTGCCTTCTACTCTAtttgcttctctatttatagattgtAAGCTTCCCCCCACTTCTCAACGGAATCTGTTACCCGcacatgccccccccccccccctctatttgctcttcccattctaccccttaactGAATTTGTTCTCCGTAGCATGAATGGATCAACTAAAGATCAGAATTGGAACATGTCTGCAGTCTTATGCTAAAGAATTGTCTAAATAGCTTATCTAAATTGCAACTATTTGTGCTTCATATGATTGTTctctaatatatacatattcctCTTACCCTAATTACTTGGAATTACATCCTGAACTCCTCTTATCAATTATCATGATGACTCAGAAGTACATCATTATGTCTTACTATCATCCCTTTGTTAATTGATTTTACTTatccaaaaaagaaagagacaaaTTACATCCAAATGTCTTTGTTCATGAACATGATGGGTTGCTTGTTTATACTCCATTGGATTTAAATCTGGTCACTGGCTTCTATGTGTATGCATGTTGGATTTGCATTTGAATGTATTAGAATTTCCtggtttttgatttatttttattctttattttttgttttggaaaacatttttaaaataaactgATATGTAGGGGCTGAATTCTCATTCttaattgttggaaaatatGACCTTACAGTTTCTATCCTATTTAATTAACTGGGCAATAGATGTATGCAGTTCATGATTAATTTCATGTCACGTTTGACATCTCAGGTTCAAATCTACAACGGATAATTAATGATAGTTTTGCTGATGTTGATTCTAATTCATCTGATTTTTGGGTTATGGTGGCAGCTCTGAAGGTAATTTCTAGGATTTTCCCAGAATTTACCGCAAATCAAAAGATGAAGTTGCTTTTGATGGATAATGATTGCTATCATTTAAATGGCTTTGGAAAATTTTGAACTCACTTTAACAATATAGTTTACTTTCAAATGTATAAAATGGAATTCTCAACTTCTCATGTGTGTTTATACCTGTCAAGGAGATGCTTTGGTGTCAGTTCTATTTAGATCATTAAGGTCTTGAGGCTGTTAGTGGAACCAATATTGCTCCAGACAAATCTTGGTAGCTGATTAATTAACTAAGAAATTGCTCAGTCTGTAAGCTTTTAATTTGAGGCTGATCCTTAGTTGTGAACCCAATCCTGATATATTTTAATCTCTACTAACAGGGTTTGGAGGGGACAATCAGCGCAGCTGATGGTTGCATTTTGTAGTCTTCTCTTTTAAACGTAATCATGGAATGTTAAGGGAAACTGCCTTGTTGCTGCTCCCATATTTATTCTCTTTCCCACATCATTTCTGATTTATTTATTCAGTTGATGGATATGCCAGAGGATCCAGTTTATGGTTTTTCTGCACAGTTCTGATCTTAATCATGAGCTTGTTTTGCCATTTTTCTGTGCCTTTCTCCTTGACTGGACTAGTGCTCATaggtgcacacacacacataaatgcCCAAGTTTAAAAATCTCAATCTTGTATATCACAGTTTACAGGACAATCCATCATGTACCAAAATCACTGCTTTTATTCTTTTCTACACTAGCATCGTAGAAAAGTGAATATTTTATGAcattggttttattttttgatcattaatatgatttttagctgtggttttttctttttccctaaTACTGGATCTGTTgaggattaaaaagaaaaaaaaaaaaagattacttGCTcctcataaaaagaaaacaacttCCTTTCCTTGCACTGCAGGAGTTCATTGCCAATGAAGGCAGGGGAGAAGTACCTCTTGAGGGGTCAATACCAGATATGACATCTTCCACAGAGTTAGTGACGTTTTTTTAAGATGTCCTATTCttgttttttataattttttaatcttaattatatGAAATCTGATTTAGTGAGATCTGAGTTTCTGTCTTTACTTCTTTGCAGATTATATGTAAACCTGCAGAAGATATACCAAGCCAAGGCTGAGGCTGATTGTTTGGTTGTTGAACAACATGTCAGGAATATTCTAAAGAAAATTGGTAGAGATCCTGATAGTATTCCAAAGCCAGTGATAAAAAGCTTCTGCAAAAATGCCAGGAAGCTCACAGTAAGTGTGTTCAGTTACTGCATTTTTCCAATATAACACTTCCAACTTCATGTCCCCTGATTTATTCGGCAAACTAGATGTCCCAATTGTCAATGCCATTGCAACTCTAATTCAATTGTATCAGATATTTAAGTTGCATAGAAACACAACGGCAACTGGACTCCTTCAGTAGATTCTTTAGCATTGAAGTTTATGATCTTTCTTGCTAGTTGCTGGCAACTGGCCTAATTTTCCTATTTCGTATTAGAACTCTGGTTGTAGCTTCATAATGAGCTTGTTTCTTGGCTAATTGAATTTACTTTTAtatctttcatttttaatatgCTTGATATAGTTGGCTGTTGACCATCTAATTTTAAGCATTGAAGTTTACGAGATCAGAAACAAAGTGAAAACGGTACCATAATAGAGCTTCTCCCTGTTTTCAAATATATTGGCATAAAAAGGTAGTGTTAACAATATCATTATCTGCTTTCTGATTATGGATAACTTTTCAGTAATCTTACTATGATTATTTGAGAGGCAAGATTATTGCAAGTGACCTTAAACAGGAAGGTTCAGACATTGAGTAGGTGTCTTTcaataaaatagttttgtttcTACTCTTTAGGTATGCAGATATCGTCTCCTTGAGGATGAATTTAGTTCTCCAGCCCAACCGGAGTTGCAGAAATATCTAGCGGATGAAGACTACAGGTATATCATGCTGCCACTCCATCTTTTTATGGCTATAGACATCATCCACCAATGAAAGTACCTCAACAATTTTATTGCTAGGGTGTTGTTTATTTGAATGGGTCAATTGTGGCCTCGCTCTTGTGCCTAAGATGTTGGGTAGTTACGTTACCCaaatcttctattttcttctccatGTTGCTTTAGTTCCATCTTATCACACTTCCCACCACCCCAAGTCATCTCTGATCACGAGCACACTTAATGGCATCTGGCCCTTTGCCCTTCGGGTCTTGCCCCAATAAACTGAATTTAGAAAAGTAAGTTTAAATAACTCCATGTGTTTTCCTATTATTTTCCTGGGAATTCTGTTTTCCTATTATTTTCCTGGGAATTCTGGTTAATTGTGAAAGACCGCTATGCTTAGCTCCTTAGTTTTATGTTTGGCAGTACTGCTATAGGGTTCTATATTCTTCTCCGAGCTGCTGATCGATTTGCTTCAAACTACAACAGTTTCCCTGGCCAATTTGATGGGTAATACCTTAGTATCAACTTCCCTATTTGTTCTTCAAAAGCTTCTGCTTTCTCTGTGACCTTGGTTCAAATATTTCTGCAGCGAGATGGATGACGATATATCTAGATTGAAAACTACAGCTGTTGGTCTGCTTGGCGACTTGGGTTGCAACGGGTCAACCTTGACAGAGGATCTTATCAATGAGATGTGCCGATATGGTGCTTCAGAGCTCCACGCAGTTGCTGCCTTCATTGGTGGAATTGCATCCCAGGAAGTTATCAAGGTTTCTGATTCTATCTTGATTTCACCAAAAAGTTTATCTGCAAAATTGTTACATTGGTGGTTCAGTAATCTCTTACAGGTTTGATACACGTGCCTTTGCTTTGTTTGTCGTCTCCATTACAGCTGATCACAAGGCAGTTTGTTCCTATGTGTGGAACTCTAATCTTCAACGGCGTTGACCACAAGTCTCAATTGTTGTTGCTGTAGTGGGTATTCAAACAGCTGCAATTTCTTTAAAAGCAATACAAACTTTTTGTTTCTGCTCCTTGGAGCTTGGCTATGACCCCTGACATTAACAAGCTTCTCTTTTGGTTGTTAATTGGCAGACGAATTTTCCAGAAAATGGGGCTTCTATCAATCTTTCATGAGGTTCAGGTGGCAGGTTCGGGCTCAAAATATTTATCGTAAATTGAGGGATGGGAAGGGATTGGATTGGGATGGGTCTATATGGGTATGGCTGTTGGTGCAACAATGTTTTTGAAGTTGAGAACTCTACTTTGCCCCCCAACTTTTTGTGTTTTATCCTCATGGCTGGACTGGGCGGAGCTGGAACTGGAAGCTTGTGCCGGATGCGACTACTCTGTAGCAGCGTTGTCGGGGAGAGCGAGCATTATTTGCCACAAGCCTTCACTACAACCGTTCGCTTGAATATTTGTGCACTATTTCCGACTAACCGGCCGGCTTGAGATCTTGAGTTTCTTTTTGATTTCAGGAGTCCactacaaaattgaaaatttccaaGTCCGCTCATAGaatctatattttaaaaatgtgatacaaaatatattttataattttagcaTTTCCAGAACTGGTTTTgtctttttgcttctttttttttgggttggtTTTAGATTTCTTTCTTGGTTTGCGtgctaattttttgtttgacGTAATAAAATATTGACTGAAAAAAATTAGTGAATGTGTTTTGTGGCAAATTAATCGAGTTCAATGGGCAGTACAGGTTTGATTGAATTGGGCTTTTCAGAGGTTGGAGAGCCCATGTCAATTTGGCAATTGGGTCTTAAACTGTTAGTTGGACTTTCTGTTTTTTTGTTTGTGCTCACTGTTATTATTCTCTTCTTTTTAACTGGGCTACTATCATTATTCAAGAGCATAAATGCGAGGCCATTGCATAATCTATGCGGGCCTACATTGGAGCCCTATCAACTGCTGAAACTATCATCGCCTGAGTCGGGCTTCGGTTTGAATGACACTCGCGATTTCATCTAATCAATTGGGCCTTAAAAAGGTTTTTGGATGACATTCCTTATTGGAGGCACATTTTGCTAAAGGCTGCTCTCGTATTCGAATATATATTTCAGTTACCACCCGCCCATTTCAGTTACTCAGTCGGGCCTGGACTTTGCGTTTTATTATCCAATTGGGTCTAAACTTTTACATCaccccaaataaataaataaatataaaattagcgGCAGCACATACAGCGTTGAAGTTGGAAAATTTTAGAAGACCACTACCTATTTACTTGGGCGTAAATTTCTATTGGGCCCATTTCATGTATCCGATTCGGCCTAGATTAAATCAACCGATTATGTATTTATTCGAGCATCTTGCATCCCCCATTAGCCCGCATATCAACACGGAAAGAAAAAACACCACAAACACTGCACCAGCACATCGAAAGGATGACAATACCTCAATATGTGgattttatttacttaattaaaataaaataattatcaaaaattcatattttaaatcataactataaaatttattcaatgTTTACTAAAATAAACCCTAATTATTACtcatttaaaatgaaaaaataaaaaaatatatatttaaatattaaacataatatattttaaacatttaaatgaatatgcaaataaaaaatagacaaaGAAAACCCATTGCCAACCCAAACCACACCACAAATTGTAGCATATGTATAAGTGATGATCCGCTTACTTGAACTGAAACTTTTTAAGTCACTCTTTGACTACGGACGTCTTTAAGATACAACTAAAAGTGAGGACGGTTTATCGCTTCTTGAAGAAACTCCAAAACTGACTAATCCTTGTTGAGCTACAAGAGAGACTTAACAGGATTGAAACAACGTTGCAAGAAAAATGGTAAACTTTAAATTTGGTCGTCTCCCTGATCaactagaaaagaaagaaagagactaGTATACCTTTCAACACCGTCGATAAAGTTGTTGCAGGAATTTGTCTCCGCGCGTTAAGCATTAGCAGAAGCTTTCTTGGCAGGATTATACACGCTGAACTCTCCAAAGTCCCTCCTTCCGCTGATAAAAGTTTCTGAACGTCAAATCCTTCCCACAAAATGTAATATCCCGTGGTATTTAAACATGAAGTACTTATCAATATTACACTTCTCAAGGAGTTAAAAAACTTCTTGTGTTAATAAATTCAGCTTATAACATAACAGTTGAGCCTCTTGCAATGTTTTTAGTCATTATAGTCAACCATGATTATCTAAAAAGCTGCCCTGACAGAATATGAAAACAAAAGGAGGAGGAGCACACTTTCAGACAAAAACCAATACATTGCTCCCTCGTATGCATGGGACCCTGTAGGTTTTTGCTAGCTCCAAAGGGAGACCTTAAGAGTCCCTGTCCTCTTTGATCTTCTACTTCTCTTCATTAGTTCCAATTGTACAAGCAAGGGCAACTACCAACTTTAGAGACCCTAAAATTCATTGAGCTTAGACCATGATCAAAGACATCAAGTTCCCCTATATTCTAGTTTTAAAGCATTGAATTTCCCGTGACCTAAATTTCCAGCAACCTTCCGTTTCTAACTGGTATTTGATTAACTTCAAACAAGCATATAGGTTATTCCTGAATCCTACTTGTATCTTCTCAATCATAAACCAGAGAGAAGGTCGGCACCCAAGCTTGACTGACAGTAGGCTGTAATAGTTCCCCCTTGATGACCTCAGCCTCCCCCATCCAAGTTATATGAGcaaaaaggaagagagagaatgataAATGATCTAACATATTTAGACTTCATTTCATTGTATGCAAGGTTACTTGGACTCTTCTATTGCCCTTTTGCATCACTGAATATGAAGAGAATGCAAAATGTATGAGATTATGAGACACATGTCCTACACCCACATCCCAATTGAATTTGTTGGAGACAACAGAAGTAGAGATGCGGCTCCTACTCCAATAATTTCTGTTCTTTCTGTGATTTTTCAATCTCTTCTCTTTCAGCACTCCTCCACAGTCCCTATATATATTGGTGCTTGGATGACTCTAGATCTTCTAGGATACATGCATGCAATTAATAGGATATCGTACGAACCACTTTCTACAATGAACCATGCACTCAATAAAAATGAATCATGAACATTACAAATTAACTCTCACAAATTGAGCTCTTAGATTTTTATGATAGTTCAGGTAAAAAATGCTCGCATTTCATGTGagaaaaaattagaagaccatacagaattcattttttcttcaacttACTTTTTTTAAGTAACAAGCCTATATTAACAAAACCTTCCCTCCCCCACCACCCCAACCCCAGCGCAgcccagaaaaagaaaaaaaaacaaataaaaaagttGCAAGCCCTGGACAGAAAGAGCTACAGAGCTACAGGAAGAAACTGTCTAAATGCAGGCATAAAATTATCTATGAACTGCATGAATTTAAGGAGCAAGAGTAGAAACTTTCACACAATATATCAAACTCTCAACTCCTTCAAAAGCTTTCAAATTCTTTATTTGCCAGGTATACTACAAAACAAAAGATAAGATCATGGTGTTCCAAGTGCAAAGCAAAAGGCAAATTCAAACCTGAGGCCGGCACAAGCTACTAAACGAAAAAGACTCCCACAATCCTCGCATTTTATAGTGCAAAACTAAGATGTTTTGCCAATTGTACAGCCATCTTAAACAACACCTACTTCTAGGGTTGCAAATGAACCAATCCATTTGCGAGCTACTCAGTATTCGACTCGATAAAACCTCGTTTAAGTTCATTGTTAAGATAAATAAGCTTAACTTTGAATCTCGATTTGTAAACTAATTAAAACTTGAGCTCAATAAAACTCAACTCATTAAAATTCGTGAACAGTTTCAATTAAGACTTCGTGAATAAGCTCAATTAGATGCTCATGAACATGTTCGATTAGAAACTCATGAATGGGCTTATTTataaaaacattaataaatttatttataattttgtaaatatattacttaacataaaattatcaaacttcaaattat encodes:
- the LOC127791986 gene encoding NEDD8-activating enzyme E1 regulatory subunit AXR1-like isoform X1 codes for the protein MAEPKTKYDRQLRIWGEQGQAALEKASICLLNCGPTGSETLKNLVLGGIGSVTVIDGSKVEVGDLGNNFMVDESSVGQSKAKCACTFLQELNDAVKAKFIEEHPEELIETNPSFFSQFTLVIATQLVEDLMIKLDRICREANVMLIFARSYGLTGLVRISLKEHTVIESKPDHFLDDLRLNNPWPELRSFAETIDLNVPDPVVHKHVPYVVILVKMADEWAQNHGGNLPSTREEKKELKELIRSRMRAMDEDNYKEAIEASFKVFAPQGTSSNLQRIINDSFADVDSNSSDFWVMVAALKEFIANEGRGEVPLEGSIPDMTSSTELYVNLQKIYQAKAEADCLVVEQHVRNILKKIGRDPDSIPKPVIKSFCKNARKLTVCRYRLLEDEFSSPAQPELQKYLADEDYSTAIGFYILLRAADRFASNYNSFPGQFDGEMDDDISRLKTTAVGLLGDLGCNGSTLTEDLINEMCRYGASELHAVAAFIGGIASQEVIKLITRQFVPMCGTLIFNGVDHKSQLLLL
- the LOC127791986 gene encoding NEDD8-activating enzyme E1 regulatory subunit AXR1-like isoform X2, with product MAEPKTKYDRQLRIWGEQGQAALEKASICLLNCGPTGSETLKNLVLGGIGSVTVIDGSKVEVGDLGNNFMVDESSVGQSKAKCACTFLQELNDAVKAKFIEEHPEELIETNPSFFSQFTLVIATQLVEDLMIKLDRICREANVMLIFARSYGLTGLVRISLKEHTVIESKPDHFLDDLRLNNPWPELRSFAETIDLNVPDPVVHKHVPYVVILVKMADEWAQNHGGNLPSTREEKKELKELIRSRMRAMDEDNYKEAIEASFKVFAPQGTSSNLQRIINDSFADVDSNSSDFWVMVAALKEFIANEGRGEVPLEGSIPDMTSSTELYVNLQKIYQAKAEADCLVVEQHVRNILKKIGRDPDSIPKPVIKSFCKNARKLTVCRYRLLEDEFSSPAQPELQKYLADEDYSTAIGFYILLRAADRFASNYNSFPGQFDGEMDDDISRLKTTAVGLLGDLGCNGSTLTEDLINEMCRYGASELHAVAAFIGGIASQEVIKLITRQFVPMCGTLIFNGVDHKSQLLLL